In Maylandia zebra isolate NMK-2024a linkage group LG12, Mzebra_GT3a, whole genome shotgun sequence, a single genomic region encodes these proteins:
- the lifra gene encoding LIF receptor subunit alpha a, whose amino-acid sequence MAHLSLTPTSKLISSGFVWLLWIVLGFSTSHTHADTGLTVPQRVTLSPNWYTQELSISWLGGGATTFDLIILRTEFNETVFYETVSPTVNKVSGLHQWTWTSVNPLECTSLSVKIRSRDGHTTSEWSQTETLQGNDHPNSEQRVKVFPQDKVLPVGANITFCCILDEGLVLDKLKYDGNTTSVTRLSRRTYSTTVFNLVASRQSGSNMLCLPEDKEKLYGAVVFVGYPPLPIDFKCETHDLRSAVCQWGKGRDTHLYGSQRGTRYFVNNRDCSEVNQDVGQKEATCTLDTWEGNWTLVAKNLLGQYSLTDTAELSHRVCPVAPDLLSVVADAWNASLSWHWKYDSYSSLALVCQVEITATEDEKLIKRVFSGVGLRSVFLSDLYPDEHYSVKVRCGAQQNFWKWGNWSKLSSFKTKTYVPDTPDAWIWLNTDNTGKVIWKPLTRRQSHGKLTQYEVFLWSPEENRALAPAVTLPPNNWSMPVNLTEIAFFSNNGSVVAKVTARNDAGSSPPARVHLTSVEPLAAPRIVYTDQGFPLFWENNANATCGYVVEWLDAFCPQDCPVEWIKLPAGTTNVSIESATFQPGVRYNLSLYSCSSDARELLKRWQGYTQELVPSVALTLSASQQNADILLTWKEIPLVNRRGFLLGYNIYNSTGYQFKLLENVSDPETMSYTAKDFAKGFIKGTFKFTVKAYTAAGENTGTTATVTIEPYTDWLILEILTSLGLVTLLLAIVTFTCYKKRKWVKKAFYPDIPEPKLPSDWPRTRGPLDVKPSPHSMVCVVETPEYDCIKDMLVAIPEEDEDDAGQGIGDESVDTDEPTSLRYYNQMVDERPIRPRFPDSSASSISSMSSAHTDVTYTGIQTSGSSLVLQLDPQGSSECHQPQLDRLVSYGGGGYRPQMQPRAPSDDMDLPSPESFLEPQAACSGGYKPQGSWQLDSPVDAAEMGSLAPSLGSPTSVASTQFLLPDGEENTGEKRQLSSSAASWLTNLLSSTKP is encoded by the exons ATGGCTCACTTAAGTCTCACTCCCACCTCAAAGCTTATTAGCAGTGGCTTTGTCTGGCTCCTGTGGATTGTCCTGGGGTTTTCGACTTCACACACTCATGCAGATACTG gCCTTACAGTACCTCAGCGGGTGACGCTGTCTCCTAACTGGTACACACAGGAACTCTCCATATCCTGGTTGGGAGGAGGCGCgacgacctttgacctcatCATTCTAAGAACTGAATTCAATGAAACTGTCTTCTAT GAGACAGTCTCTCCGACAGTGAATAAGGTGAGTGGTCTGCACCAGTGGACGTGGACTTCAGTTAACCCCCTGGAGTGTACCTCCCTGTCAGTCAAAATCCGCTCAAGAGATGGGCACACTACAAGTGAATGGAGTCAGACTGAGACACTTCAAG GAAATGATCACCCCAATAGTGAGCAGAGAGTTAAGGTATTTCCCCAGGACAAAGTTTTACCTGTGGGGGCCAACATCACCTTCTGTTGCATTTTGGATGAAGGGCTGGTCTTAGATAAGCTAAAGTACGACGGGAACACCACGAGCGTGACACGACTGAGCAGGCGGACCTATTCCACTACAGTGTTTAATCTGGTGGCCTCTCGCCAGTCAGGGAGCAACATGCTTTGTTTGCCAGAAGACAAGGAAAAACTGTATGGAGCCGTTGTGTTTGTTGGAT ATCCACCACTGCCCATTGATTTTAAATGTGAGACTCATGACTTAAGATCAGCTGTGTGCCAGTGGGGTAAAGGACGAGACACTCACTTGTATGGCAGTCAACGAGGAACTCGCTACTTTGTGAACAACAG ggacTGCAGTGAGGTCAACCAAGATGTGGGACAGAAAGAAGCAACCTGTACTTTAGACACATGGGAGGGTAACTGGACACTGGTAGCTAAGAATCTTCTCGGTCAGTACAGCCTCACGGACACTGCTGAACTCAGTCACAGAG TGTGTCCAGTGGCGCCAGATCTGCTGAGCGTCGTTGCCGATGCCTGGAATGCCTCTTTGTCGTGGCATTGGAAGTACGACAGTTATTCTTCCTTGGCACTTGTCTGCCAGGTTGAGATCACTGCAACAGAGGACGAAAAACTAATAAAG CGTGTTTTCTCTGGTGTGGGTCTGAGGTCTGTGTTTCTGTCGGACCTGTATCCTGATGAGCACTACAGTGTTAAAGTCCGCTGCGGTGCCCAGCAGAATTTCTGGAAGTGGGGAAACTGGAGCAAACTGTCTTCCTTCAAAACTAAAACCTATG ttcccGATACCCCAGATGCTTGGATATGGTTGAACACAGATAACACCGGGAAGGTTATTTGGAAG CCTCTAACACGAAGACAGAGCCACGGTAAACTGACACAATATGAAGTTTTCCTTTGGAGTCCTGAAGAAAATCGAGCACTTGCGCCGGCTGTAACCTTGCCACCGAATAATTGGTCCATGCCAGTCAACCTCACAGAAATCGCTTTCTTCAGCAATAACGGCAGCGTCGTAGCAAAAGTAACTGCAAGGAATGATGCGGGATCTTCTCCACCTGCAAGAGTACATTTGACAA GTGTGGAACCCCTTGCTGCGCCCAGGATAGTTTATACAGACCAAGGTTTTCCCCTGTTCTGGGAAAACAATGCCAATGCCACCTGTGGATATGTGGTAGAGTGGCTTGATGCCTTCTGCCCACAAGACTGCCCTGTAGAGTGGATTAAGTTGCCTGCTGGAACCACTAATGTTTCCATTGAGTCAG CTACGTTCCAGCCAGGTGTGAGATACAACTTGTCCTTGTACAGCTGCTCCTCAGATGCCAGGGAACTGTTGAAGCGCTGGCAGGGATACACGCAGGAGCTGG TCCCTTCTGTTGCTTTGACTCTGTCAGCCAGTCAGCAGAACGCTGATATTCTTCTCACCTGGAAAGAGATTCCACTGGTGAACAGAAGAGGCTTCCTCCTGGgctacaatatttacaacagcaCTGGTTACCAGTTCAAACTACTAG AGAATGTGTCTGATCCAGAAACGATGAGCTACACAGCAAAGGATTTCGCAAAGGGTTTCATTAAGGGGACCTTCAAATTTACTGTCAAGGCCTACACTGCAGCAGGGGAGAACACAGGCACCACTGCCACTGTAACAATAGAGCCCTACA CTGATTGGCTCATCTTGGAGATCTTGACTTCTTTGGGGCTTGTAACTTTATTGCTGGCCATCGTCACTTTCACTTGCTACAAGAAAAGGAAGTG GGTAAAGAAGGCATTCTATCCAGATATTCCAGAGCCCAAGCTTCCCAGTGATTGGCCCAGGACACGG GGTCCATTGGACGTGAAGCCATCTCCCCACAGCATGGTGTGTGTTGTAGAAACACCTGAGTATGATTGTATTAAAGATATGCTTGTTGCCATTCCtgaggaagatgaggatgaTGCAGGGCAGGGAATAGGAGATGAGTCAGTTGACACAGATGAACCAACGTCATTACGCTACTATAACCAAATGGTAGATGAGCGTCCCATAAGGCCACGTTTCCCAGACTCGTCTGCTTCTTCTATATCGTCTATGAGTTCAGCTCACACCGATGTGACATACACAGGGATCCAGACCTCAGGGTCTTCTTTGGTCCTCCAGCTGGATCCACAGGGTTCTTCCGAGTGCCACCAACCCCAGCTTGATCGGTTGGTCAGCTATGGAGGAGGAGGCTATCGACCTCAGATGCAACCTAGAGCCCCAAGTGATGACATGGATCTGCCTTCACCCGAGTCTTTCCTAGAGCCACAGGCTGCCTGTTCTGGCGGCTACAAGCCCCAGGGCTCCTGGCAGTTGGACTCCCCCGTGGATGCTGCAGAAATGGGCAGCCTGGCACCTTCACTGGGATCCCCTACCTCTGTTGCTTCCACTCAATTCCTTCTCCCGGATGGAGAGGAGAATACAGGGGAGAAACGACAGCTGTCGTCTTCAGCAGCATCCTGGCTCACAAACCTGCTGTCATCAACAAAACCATGA